The Vespula vulgaris chromosome 22, iyVesVulg1.1, whole genome shotgun sequence genome window below encodes:
- the LOC127071668 gene encoding histone-lysine N-methyltransferase, H3 lysine-79 specific isoform X2: protein MELRLHSPAGAEPIVYQWPLTSGSGSDRHDGALDVVETMRWVCEDLPDLKLPLENNILCDYDTRDYESMKNLCDRFNRAIDSLVQLEKGTSLPSQRLNKRPSRGLLRHILQQTYNQAVVEPDKLNQYEPFSPEVYGETSYELVCQMIDQIDVTEDDVFVDLGSGVGQVVLQMAAATLCKICIGVERADVPSRYAQSMEINFRKWLNWYGKRCGEYRLVKGDFLADEHRESITGATIVFVNNFAFGPTVDHQLKERFADLRDGARIVSSKSFCPLNFRITDRNLSDIGTIMHVSEMSPLKGSVSWTGKPVSYYLHVIDRTKLERYFHRLKNNKQGGLDENSDSVINNTASNSSKISNRGERSDRAKRDLSRQLDSPNHSEQQGTNSDSDMDENNIKNRRQSTKIRRKLNRKSANGISRPPPRGRQRGRGVKKSRPKKAINISGLDLLHSQTLLSTSPQALGKKPPPAPGCVDQQLSSLSLSLQSHSTSVHEELSIPPAPSATPYALQILLDLYRDQFMLMLESMRTPTYRVSVNTDIVKERERNSKLQSRAAQLEKQIKVLIDDSVALLKARMTELGINATSPGDLLAKAKEIVLRHKQLQAKASKLQAQVASMESEQTRLTALRHQELQEKYNSHTNGVSNAPQPLTQDYILKEISATLSQRKRLHSQVSKLEHELNVLERASNEKQVAAIAQQQRDAINNKHSQSQHHQQNGKNGSARKNREGRSRSQEWPDVPDIGKIQENNPEILAQKILETGRQIEAGRIPNRQNSNINNNSRTRLPQASLSFSTSSCISSSQSHLGNKDMANRTQEPPRVANFEDRLKSIITSVLNEDQQNRSKQQQMQLQVQLHHSDTDKKRGVLPQNVSTPDYTQVSPAKLALRRHLSQERLSSHLTPSDRSAIDSRQSGHDNRIIAGGSGLLGTRTIGDLVSGEIERTLEISNQTIINAAVDMSAMMRPETVYSPISRPASAEGDAGLSTLAHVASYAPTSVTTATSTPASTSRSSVLFTPVTQPQRYTPVQLPRADIKPYHESYFSDNPSQSLTHSHSHSSSSIHSSQTSSNGELLPVEGLAASLHARILNNHNGTNKTDQVLPIARRFQPYPRYANNSNSNNNTSTNGSMTTICQSQPTVSVKTEAVISTVSTSGAPLSPLVEPHSNTSTPLVDEPQMTTQRQRNGIGDDDGEADWQDRISSGFDRLVAFASTELDKRRRSTEGVNTSPDSGLGSDSTATGPPPVVPSPDEALGPPRTPSPTSPRPANPNNEIGIILEVPVNFVLKEKIGTGIILDSGLQTMNKLN, encoded by the exons ATGGAGCTGCGCCTGCACTCACCAGCCGGAGCAGAACCGATCGTTTATCAGTGGCCCCTCACCTCCGGATCAGGATCC GATCGCCATGATGGAGCATTAGATGTTGTAGAAACAATGAGATGGGTTTGTGAAGATTTACCTGACTTAAAATTaccattagaaaataatattctttgcGATTATGATACAAGAGATTATGAAAGTATGAAAAATTTGTGTGATAGATTTAATAGAGCTATTGACAGCTTGGTACAACTG GAGAAAGGCACCAGTTTACCATCACAAAGATTAAATAAACGTCCAAGTAGAGGTTTACTTCGGCACATACTTCAACAAACATATAATCAAGCTGTAGTTGAGCCTGACAAGTTAAATCAGTATGAACCCTTTTCACCCGAGGTTTATGGAGAAACAAGCTACGAACTAGTATGTCAAATGATCGATCAGATTGATGTGACCGAAGATGATGTTTTTGTCGATTTAGGATCTGGAGTTGGACAAGTAGTTCTTCAAATGGCAGCAGCAACTTTATGTAAGATTTGTATTGGTGTTGAGAGGGCTGATGTACCTTCGAGATATGCACAG AgtatggaaataaattttcgaaaatggTTAAATTGGTATGGAAAAAGATGTGGAGAATATCGTTTGGTGAAAGGTGATTTTCTAGCAGATGAGCATCGCGAGAGCATTACTGGTGCTACAAttgtatttgttaataattttgctTTTGGGCCAACCGTAGACCATCAGTTAAAGGAAAGATTTGCTGATTTACGAGATGGCGCGCGGATAGTATCCTCAAAGTCGTTTTGTCCCCTAAATTTTCGAATAACAGATCGAAATCTTAGCG ATATTGGTACCATAATGCATGTATCTGAAATGTCACCACTCAAAGGTTCGGTTTCATGGACTGGCAAGCCAGTGTCCTATTATTTGCATGTAATTGATAGAACTAAATTGGAACGCTATTTccatcgtttaaaaaataataagcaaGGTGGCTTAGATGAAAACTCTGATTCTGTGATAAATAACACTGCCAGCAATAGTAGTAAGATTTCTAATAGAGGTGAAAGAAGTGACAGAGCCAAAAGAGATCTTTCCAGACAATTAGATAGTCCTAATCATTCAGAACAGCAAGGAACAAATAGCGATTCTGATAtggatgaaaataatataaaaaatcgtcGACAATCAACTAAAATTCGTAGAAAACTAAACAGAAAAAGTGCAAATGGTATATCAAGACCTCCTCCTAGAGGAAGACAAAGAGGAAGAGGTGTGAAAAAGTCTAGACCCAAGAAAGCTATAAATATATCTGGACTCGATTTATTACATAGTCAAACATTATTAAGTACATCTCCACAAGCTCTTGGGAAAAAACCACCTCCTGCGCCAGGTTGTGTGGATCAACAACTGTCTTCTTTATCCCTTTCTTTACAATCTCATTCCACCTCTGTGCACGAAGAACTCAGTATACCACCTGCTCCGTCCGCGACTCCATATGCTCTACAAATACTTTTGGATTTATACag gGACCAATTCATGCTTATGTTAGAATCTATGAGAACTCCTACCTACAGAGTATCTGTTAATACAGATATAGtaaaggagagggaaagaaattCTAAACTACAGTCAAGAGCAGCACAATtggagaaacaaataaaagtattGATTGATGATAGTGTAGCGCTTTTAAAAGCCAGGATGACTGAATTAGGCATAAATGCTACTTCCCCTGGAGATCTTTTAGCAAAAGCTAAAGAAATAGTACTTAGACACAAACAATTACAAGCTAAAGCAAGTAAACTACAAGCTCAAGTAGCATCTATGGAATCTGAACAAACGAGATTAACAGCGCTTAGACACCAagaattacaagaaaaatacaataGTCACACAAATGGAGTATCTAATGCACCACAACCACTTACTCaagattatatattgaaagaaatatctgCTACATTATCGCAACGCAAGAGATTGCATTCACAG GTGTCTAAACTGGAGCATGAATTGAATGTATTAGAAAGAGCTAGTAATGAAAAACAAGTGGCTGCTATTGCTCAGCAACAAAGAGATGCAATTAACAATAAACATTCTCAAAGTCAGCATCATCAGCAAAATGGGAAAAACGGGTCTGCACggaaaaatagagaaggacGTTCAAGATCTCAGGAGTGGCCTGATGTCCCAGACATTGGCAAGATACAAGAAAATAATCCTGAAATTTTAGCACAGAAAATTTTAGAAACTGGGAGACAAATAGAAGCTGGTCGAATTCCAAATAGAcaaaattctaatattaataataattctagaACTAGACTGCCTCAAGCATCTCTTAGTTTTTCTACATCGTCATGTATTTCGTCATCGCAATCACATTTGGGTAATAAAGATATGGCAAACAGAACACAAGAACCACCTAGGGTAGCTAATTTTGAAGATagattaaaaagtataattacaAGTGTATTAAACGAAGATCAACAAAATCGTAGTAAACAGCAACAAATGCAGTTACAAGTGCAACTGCATCATTCTGATACAGATAAAAAGCGAGGTGTGTTACCGCAAAATGTTTCTACTCCAGATTATACACAG gTTTCTCCTGCAAAGCTTGCACTTCGACGTCATCTATCTCAAGAACGTCTCTCTTCGCATTTAACTCCATCTGATAGATCGGCAATTGATTCTAGGCAATCTGGTCACGATAATCGTATTATAGCTGGTGGTAGTGGATTGCTTGGAACTAGAACAATTGGTGATCTTGTGAgtggagagatagagagaacattagaaatatctaatcaaacgataataaatgcAGCAGTTGACATGAGTGCAATGATGAGGCCAGAAACTGTCTATTCTCCTATTAGCCGACCAGCTAGTGCAGAAGGTGATGCTGGTTTATCAACTCTTGCACATGTTGCTAGCTATGCACCTACATCAGTAACAACTGCTACGTCTACTCCTGCTAGTACTTCCAGATCATCTGTATTATTTACGCCTGTTACACAGCCACAAag ATATACACCTGTACAATTACCACGAGCAGATATTAAACCCTATCACGAATCTTATTTTTCTGACAATCCTTCGCAATCGCTTACgcattctcattctcattcatCTTCATCTATACATTCATCCCAAACATCTTCAAATGGTGAACTCTTACCAGTAGAAGGACTGGCCGCATCTTTACATGCCCGCATTTTGAATAATCATAATGGCACTAATAAAACTGATCAAGTGCTGCCAATTGCTAGAAG ATTTCAGCCATATCCTCGATACGCAAATAACAGTAATAGCAACAACAATACTAGTACAAATGGTAGTATGACCACAATTTGCCAGTCACAACCTACAGTATCTGTGAAAACAGAAGCAGTCATATCAACAGTAAGCACAAGTGGTGCTCCTTTAAGTCCTCTCGTAGAACCACATTCCAATACTTCAACTCCTTTGGTTGATGAACCTCAAATGACAACACAAAGACAGCGAAATGGTATTGGTGATGATG ATGGGGAAGCAGATTGGCAGGATCGTATCAGTTCTGGATTTGATCGTTTAGTTGCATTTGCATCAACAGAATTAGACAAGCGAAGAAGATCCACAGAAGGTGTAAATACAAGTCCTGATAGTGGATTAGGTTCGGATAGTACTGCAACAGGACCACCACCTGTTGTTCCTTCTCCTGATGAAGCATTAGGACCTCCGCGGACACCTTCACCAACTAGTCCCCGTCCTGCAAATCCTAATAATG AGATTGGAATAATTCTGGAAGTACCAGTAAATTTCGTCCTAAAGGAAAAGATTGGGACTGGAATCATTCTGGACAGTGGCCTCCAAACGATGAACAaacttaattaa
- the LOC127071668 gene encoding histone-lysine N-methyltransferase, H3 lysine-79 specific isoform X3 — translation MRWVCEDLPDLKLPLENNILCDYDTRDYESMKNLCDRFNRAIDSLVQLEKGTSLPSQRLNKRPSRGLLRHILQQTYNQAVVEPDKLNQYEPFSPEVYGETSYELVCQMIDQIDVTEDDVFVDLGSGVGQVVLQMAAATLCKICIGVERADVPSRYAQSMEINFRKWLNWYGKRCGEYRLVKGDFLADEHRESITGATIVFVNNFAFGPTVDHQLKERFADLRDGARIVSSKSFCPLNFRITDRNLSDIGTIMHVSEMSPLKGSVSWTGKPVSYYLHVIDRTKLERYFHRLKNNKQGGLDENSDSVINNTASNSSKISNRGERSDRAKRDLSRQLDSPNHSEQQGTNSDSDMDENNIKNRRQSTKIRRKLNRKSANGISRPPPRGRQRGRGVKKSRPKKAINISGLDLLHSQTLLSTSPQALGKKPPPAPGCVDQQLSSLSLSLQSHSTSVHEELSIPPAPSATPYALQILLDLYRDQFMLMLESMRTPTYRVSVNTDIVKERERNSKLQSRAAQLEKQIKVLIDDSVALLKARMTELGINATSPGDLLAKAKEIVLRHKQLQAKASKLQAQVASMESEQTRLTALRHQELQEKYNSHTNGVSNAPQPLTQDYILKEISATLSQRKRLHSQVSKLEHELNVLERASNEKQVAAIAQQQRDAINNKHSQSQHHQQNGKNGSARKNREGRSRSQEWPDVPDIGKIQENNPEILAQKILETGRQIEAGRIPNRQNSNINNNSRTRLPQASLSFSTSSCISSSQSHLGNKDMANRTQEPPRVANFEDRLKSIITSVLNEDQQNRSKQQQMQLQVQLHHSDTDKKRGVLPQNVSTPDYTQVSPAKLALRRHLSQERLSSHLTPSDRSAIDSRQSGHDNRIIAGGSGLLGTRTIGDLVSGEIERTLEISNQTIINAAVDMSAMMRPETVYSPISRPASAEGDAGLSTLAHVASYAPTSVTTATSTPASTSRSSVLFTPVTQPQRYTPVQLPRADIKPYHESYFSDNPSQSLTHSHSHSSSSIHSSQTSSNGELLPVEGLAASLHARILNNHNGTNKTDQVLPIARRFQPYPRYANNSNSNNNTSTNGSMTTICQSQPTVSVKTEAVISTVSTSGAPLSPLVEPHSNTSTPLVDEPQMTTQRQRNGIGDDDGEADWQDRISSGFDRLVAFASTELDKRRRSTEGVNTSPDSGLGSDSTATGPPPVVPSPDEALGPPRTPSPTSPRPANPNNGSASSNSSVPLKYQRQVDPERHHFKKKFFHRDWNNSGSTSKFRPKGKDWDWNHSGQWPPNDEQT, via the exons ATGAGATGGGTTTGTGAAGATTTACCTGACTTAAAATTaccattagaaaataatattctttgcGATTATGATACAAGAGATTATGAAAGTATGAAAAATTTGTGTGATAGATTTAATAGAGCTATTGACAGCTTGGTACAACTG GAGAAAGGCACCAGTTTACCATCACAAAGATTAAATAAACGTCCAAGTAGAGGTTTACTTCGGCACATACTTCAACAAACATATAATCAAGCTGTAGTTGAGCCTGACAAGTTAAATCAGTATGAACCCTTTTCACCCGAGGTTTATGGAGAAACAAGCTACGAACTAGTATGTCAAATGATCGATCAGATTGATGTGACCGAAGATGATGTTTTTGTCGATTTAGGATCTGGAGTTGGACAAGTAGTTCTTCAAATGGCAGCAGCAACTTTATGTAAGATTTGTATTGGTGTTGAGAGGGCTGATGTACCTTCGAGATATGCACAG AgtatggaaataaattttcgaaaatggTTAAATTGGTATGGAAAAAGATGTGGAGAATATCGTTTGGTGAAAGGTGATTTTCTAGCAGATGAGCATCGCGAGAGCATTACTGGTGCTACAAttgtatttgttaataattttgctTTTGGGCCAACCGTAGACCATCAGTTAAAGGAAAGATTTGCTGATTTACGAGATGGCGCGCGGATAGTATCCTCAAAGTCGTTTTGTCCCCTAAATTTTCGAATAACAGATCGAAATCTTAGCG ATATTGGTACCATAATGCATGTATCTGAAATGTCACCACTCAAAGGTTCGGTTTCATGGACTGGCAAGCCAGTGTCCTATTATTTGCATGTAATTGATAGAACTAAATTGGAACGCTATTTccatcgtttaaaaaataataagcaaGGTGGCTTAGATGAAAACTCTGATTCTGTGATAAATAACACTGCCAGCAATAGTAGTAAGATTTCTAATAGAGGTGAAAGAAGTGACAGAGCCAAAAGAGATCTTTCCAGACAATTAGATAGTCCTAATCATTCAGAACAGCAAGGAACAAATAGCGATTCTGATAtggatgaaaataatataaaaaatcgtcGACAATCAACTAAAATTCGTAGAAAACTAAACAGAAAAAGTGCAAATGGTATATCAAGACCTCCTCCTAGAGGAAGACAAAGAGGAAGAGGTGTGAAAAAGTCTAGACCCAAGAAAGCTATAAATATATCTGGACTCGATTTATTACATAGTCAAACATTATTAAGTACATCTCCACAAGCTCTTGGGAAAAAACCACCTCCTGCGCCAGGTTGTGTGGATCAACAACTGTCTTCTTTATCCCTTTCTTTACAATCTCATTCCACCTCTGTGCACGAAGAACTCAGTATACCACCTGCTCCGTCCGCGACTCCATATGCTCTACAAATACTTTTGGATTTATACag gGACCAATTCATGCTTATGTTAGAATCTATGAGAACTCCTACCTACAGAGTATCTGTTAATACAGATATAGtaaaggagagggaaagaaattCTAAACTACAGTCAAGAGCAGCACAATtggagaaacaaataaaagtattGATTGATGATAGTGTAGCGCTTTTAAAAGCCAGGATGACTGAATTAGGCATAAATGCTACTTCCCCTGGAGATCTTTTAGCAAAAGCTAAAGAAATAGTACTTAGACACAAACAATTACAAGCTAAAGCAAGTAAACTACAAGCTCAAGTAGCATCTATGGAATCTGAACAAACGAGATTAACAGCGCTTAGACACCAagaattacaagaaaaatacaataGTCACACAAATGGAGTATCTAATGCACCACAACCACTTACTCaagattatatattgaaagaaatatctgCTACATTATCGCAACGCAAGAGATTGCATTCACAG GTGTCTAAACTGGAGCATGAATTGAATGTATTAGAAAGAGCTAGTAATGAAAAACAAGTGGCTGCTATTGCTCAGCAACAAAGAGATGCAATTAACAATAAACATTCTCAAAGTCAGCATCATCAGCAAAATGGGAAAAACGGGTCTGCACggaaaaatagagaaggacGTTCAAGATCTCAGGAGTGGCCTGATGTCCCAGACATTGGCAAGATACAAGAAAATAATCCTGAAATTTTAGCACAGAAAATTTTAGAAACTGGGAGACAAATAGAAGCTGGTCGAATTCCAAATAGAcaaaattctaatattaataataattctagaACTAGACTGCCTCAAGCATCTCTTAGTTTTTCTACATCGTCATGTATTTCGTCATCGCAATCACATTTGGGTAATAAAGATATGGCAAACAGAACACAAGAACCACCTAGGGTAGCTAATTTTGAAGATagattaaaaagtataattacaAGTGTATTAAACGAAGATCAACAAAATCGTAGTAAACAGCAACAAATGCAGTTACAAGTGCAACTGCATCATTCTGATACAGATAAAAAGCGAGGTGTGTTACCGCAAAATGTTTCTACTCCAGATTATACACAG gTTTCTCCTGCAAAGCTTGCACTTCGACGTCATCTATCTCAAGAACGTCTCTCTTCGCATTTAACTCCATCTGATAGATCGGCAATTGATTCTAGGCAATCTGGTCACGATAATCGTATTATAGCTGGTGGTAGTGGATTGCTTGGAACTAGAACAATTGGTGATCTTGTGAgtggagagatagagagaacattagaaatatctaatcaaacgataataaatgcAGCAGTTGACATGAGTGCAATGATGAGGCCAGAAACTGTCTATTCTCCTATTAGCCGACCAGCTAGTGCAGAAGGTGATGCTGGTTTATCAACTCTTGCACATGTTGCTAGCTATGCACCTACATCAGTAACAACTGCTACGTCTACTCCTGCTAGTACTTCCAGATCATCTGTATTATTTACGCCTGTTACACAGCCACAAag ATATACACCTGTACAATTACCACGAGCAGATATTAAACCCTATCACGAATCTTATTTTTCTGACAATCCTTCGCAATCGCTTACgcattctcattctcattcatCTTCATCTATACATTCATCCCAAACATCTTCAAATGGTGAACTCTTACCAGTAGAAGGACTGGCCGCATCTTTACATGCCCGCATTTTGAATAATCATAATGGCACTAATAAAACTGATCAAGTGCTGCCAATTGCTAGAAG ATTTCAGCCATATCCTCGATACGCAAATAACAGTAATAGCAACAACAATACTAGTACAAATGGTAGTATGACCACAATTTGCCAGTCACAACCTACAGTATCTGTGAAAACAGAAGCAGTCATATCAACAGTAAGCACAAGTGGTGCTCCTTTAAGTCCTCTCGTAGAACCACATTCCAATACTTCAACTCCTTTGGTTGATGAACCTCAAATGACAACACAAAGACAGCGAAATGGTATTGGTGATGATG ATGGGGAAGCAGATTGGCAGGATCGTATCAGTTCTGGATTTGATCGTTTAGTTGCATTTGCATCAACAGAATTAGACAAGCGAAGAAGATCCACAGAAGGTGTAAATACAAGTCCTGATAGTGGATTAGGTTCGGATAGTACTGCAACAGGACCACCACCTGTTGTTCCTTCTCCTGATGAAGCATTAGGACCTCCGCGGACACCTTCACCAACTAGTCCCCGTCCTGCAAATCCTAATAATGGTAGTGCAAGCAGTAATTCGTCAGTACCTCTCAAATATCAGAGACAAGTGGATCCTGAACGACATCATttcaaaaaaaagttttttcacAGAGATTGGAATAATTCTGGAAGTACCAGTAAATTTCGTCCTAAAGGAAAAGATTGGGACTGGAATCATTCTGGACAGTGGCCTCCAAACGATGAACAaacttaa